DNA from Thermococcus argininiproducens:
GTGCAAGTTTTAATGAACCTACCACGCTCTATACCTATCTCCTAGACCTCTTCGCACTTGGGAAGAAGAAAGGCCTTTATAACTGCCTTGTGACAAATGGATATTTCACCCCTAGAGCACTGAGGAGATTAATTGAAAATGGAGCCTCTGGTTTTAGCATTGACATAAAAGGATGCCCGGAAATGAAGGTTCTTGGAACAATTGACAATAAAAAGATATTTAGAAACGCAAGAGAGGCCATAAAGCTAGGAGCTCATGTCGAGATGATATACTTGGCTGTGACGAATACAAATGATTTTGAAGAGTGCTATAGGTGGATCTTTAAAAAGCATGCAGAATTGCTTGGAGAAGACACTCCTCTCCATATAAACCGCTATTATCCCATGAATTACTGGAAGGAGAAAGAAACCCCTGTAGAGAGATTGCTGATGTTAAAAGAGGTGGCCCAAAGGGAGTACAACTTAAACTATGTCTACATTGGAAATATCGGCTCAATTAAACACGAAACTACTTACTGTCCAAAATGTGGAGAGAAACTTATAATTCGCTCCGCTTACAGGGTTTTAACATGGCGACTGACAAAAGATAATAAATGCCCAAAATGTGGCACTAAAATCCCGATCTATGGAGAATTCAATCCATTTTGAAATTACTCTTTTTTCTTTGCCTTTGTTGAACTTGAAGTCTGAAATTACATGCTTTACAAATTTCTCCCGTTGTAGGTTGACCACAAATTTTACAGCGATTAAGGTCCCTATGAGCATAAGTCTTTGCCAGGAGGG
Protein-coding regions in this window:
- a CDS encoding radical SAM protein, whose protein sequence is MKRDAWERKCQNYHLSFSDLPQNLRETSPEELVELALRKGDNGLCASFNEPTTLYTYLLDLFALGKKKGLYNCLVTNGYFTPRALRRLIENGASGFSIDIKGCPEMKVLGTIDNKKIFRNAREAIKLGAHVEMIYLAVTNTNDFEECYRWIFKKHAELLGEDTPLHINRYYPMNYWKEKETPVERLLMLKEVAQREYNLNYVYIGNIGSIKHETTYCPKCGEKLIIRSAYRVLTWRLTKDNKCPKCGTKIPIYGEFNPF